A DNA window from SAR86 cluster bacterium contains the following coding sequences:
- the petA gene encoding ubiquinol-cytochrome c reductase iron-sulfur subunit, with the protein MQPKPPSKPGRRKFLIAATSVIGGVGVIGAAVPFLASWAPSAKAQAAGAPTKVDISKLQPGEMMIVEWRGEPIFVVSHSIDSLLVLGNNLSRLSDPDSAEDQQPEYAKNPFRARKEGISVLSGVCTHLSCSPKYYPELGSNEFDSDWQGGFFCPCHGSKFDLAGRVYSGVPAPDNLKVPPHYYESEQVLVIGLDEEEA; encoded by the coding sequence ATGCAACCAAAACCTCCTTCTAAGCCAGGAAGAAGAAAATTCTTAATAGCCGCAACTTCTGTTATTGGTGGAGTTGGTGTGATTGGTGCAGCCGTTCCTTTTTTAGCTTCATGGGCCCCTAGTGCTAAAGCTCAAGCAGCCGGGGCTCCTACTAAGGTAGATATAAGTAAATTACAACCAGGTGAGATGATGATAGTTGAATGGAGAGGAGAGCCTATTTTTGTTGTAAGTCATTCAATAGATTCTTTATTGGTTTTAGGTAATAATTTATCAAGACTATCTGACCCAGATTCTGCTGAAGATCAACAACCAGAATATGCAAAGAATCCGTTTAGAGCTAGAAAAGAAGGTATTTCAGTCTTAAGTGGCGTCTGTACTCATTTGAGTTGCTCTCCAAAATATTATCCGGAGTTAGGGTCCAATGAATTTGATTCTGATTGGCAAGGCGGTTTTTTCTGTCCGTGTCATGGTTCTAAATTTGATTTAGCAGGAAGAGTTTATTCTGGAGTTCCAGCTCCAGATAATTTAAAAGTACCACCTCATTACTATGAAAGTGAACAGGTTTTAGTTATAGGACTAGATGAAGAGGAAGCTTAA
- a CDS encoding cytochrome bc complex cytochrome b subunit, translating into MFSKVLNWVDDRLPVTATWERHLSKYPAPINMNIWYLAGVLLVLVMVIQFLSGIWLLMNYDPTAEGAFASIQYIMRDVKYGWIIRYMHTTGASAFFALIYLHMLRGLLYGSYQKPRELIWVLGWITYFLLCALGFTGYVLPWGQMSFWAAQVIMSLFGSIPLVGEDLLTWIRGDYLISGITLTRLFALHVVLLPLALIVVVFVHFLALHEVGSNNPDGVDVKKYTDEDGVPLDTKPFFPYDITHDIYAIGVFLIFFCFIMFFYPDGGGYIIEAVNYEAADRLKTPEHIVPSWYYTPFYAMLRAITFPLFGLSAKFLGFVVMAAGIAIFVAMPWLDRSPVKSIRYKGIYSKLFLAVFIVSFLVLGYLGTVAPSPARTVLAQIFTLTYFAYFLLMPIYTKYETCKPVPDRVFLS; encoded by the coding sequence ATGTTTAGTAAAGTACTTAATTGGGTTGATGATAGATTGCCAGTTACGGCAACTTGGGAAAGACATCTATCTAAATATCCTGCTCCCATTAATATGAACATTTGGTACTTAGCTGGCGTACTTCTAGTTTTAGTAATGGTCATTCAATTCCTTTCTGGGATTTGGTTACTCATGAATTATGATCCTACTGCAGAGGGAGCATTTGCTTCCATACAATACATTATGCGGGATGTGAAATATGGATGGATTATTCGTTATATGCATACAACAGGAGCTTCTGCGTTTTTTGCACTTATATATTTACATATGCTACGGGGATTGCTTTACGGTTCCTATCAGAAACCGAGAGAGTTAATTTGGGTCTTAGGGTGGATAACTTATTTTCTTTTATGCGCTTTAGGCTTTACTGGTTATGTTTTACCTTGGGGCCAGATGTCCTTTTGGGCAGCTCAAGTTATTATGTCATTATTTGGTTCTATCCCTCTTGTAGGCGAAGATCTCTTAACATGGATAAGAGGTGACTATTTAATTTCTGGAATTACTCTTACAAGGCTTTTTGCTTTACATGTAGTCTTGCTTCCTCTAGCTTTAATTGTAGTTGTATTTGTTCATTTTTTAGCTTTACATGAAGTTGGATCTAATAATCCTGATGGTGTAGATGTCAAGAAATATACTGATGAAGATGGTGTACCTTTGGACACTAAGCCTTTTTTTCCGTATGACATAACGCATGATATTTATGCTATAGGAGTTTTCTTAATTTTCTTTTGTTTCATCATGTTCTTTTATCCTGATGGAGGGGGTTATATTATCGAGGCTGTTAACTACGAAGCAGCTGATAGATTGAAAACCCCGGAACATATTGTTCCTTCTTGGTATTACACTCCCTTTTATGCAATGTTAAGAGCTATCACATTTCCCCTTTTTGGCCTTTCTGCTAAATTTCTTGGCTTTGTGGTTATGGCTGCAGGAATAGCAATATTTGTAGCCATGCCCTGGCTAGATAGAAGTCCAGTCAAATCTATAAGATATAAAGGAATTTATAGTAAATTATTTTTAGCCGTTTTCATTGTTAGTTTTTTAGTACTAGGTTATTTAGGCACTGTTGCGCCAAGTCCAGCAAGAACTGTCCTGGCGCAAATATTCACATTGACATATTTTGCATATTTTCTACTTATGCCTATATATACTAAGTATGAAACTTGTAAGCCTGTGCCAGATAGGGTTTTTCTTTCATGA